One segment of Desulfonauticus submarinus DNA contains the following:
- the dapA gene encoding 4-hydroxy-tetrahydrodipicolinate synthase, translating to MEIKGAITALITPFKAGEIDEDSYRKHIEWQIEQGIDGLVPCGTTGESATLSHEEHKRVIKICVEQVKGRVPVIAGAGSNSTREAIELTKFAKDAGADAALLITPYYNKPTPDGLIAHYKEIAKEVSIPMVVYNVPSRTGLNITPAVAKRLFTEVKEIIGIKEASGNLRQVAEIIESCGKNFTVLSGDDFTILPLLSLGGKGVISVVSNIVPKLTHQLCEEFFKGNLEKASDIQIELLTLCRAMFIETNPIPVKTALALMGRIEMEVRLPLVEMQPQNKEKLIAVLKEKSLL from the coding sequence ATGGAAATAAAAGGTGCAATCACTGCTTTAATCACTCCTTTTAAAGCAGGAGAAATTGATGAAGACAGTTATAGAAAGCATATAGAATGGCAAATTGAACAAGGAATAGATGGTCTTGTTCCCTGTGGTACAACAGGAGAATCTGCTACCCTTAGTCATGAGGAACATAAAAGAGTAATTAAGATATGTGTAGAGCAGGTTAAGGGTAGAGTCCCAGTTATTGCAGGGGCTGGATCTAATTCTACTCGTGAGGCAATTGAATTAACTAAGTTTGCTAAAGATGCAGGGGCAGACGCTGCTCTTTTAATTACACCTTATTATAATAAACCTACTCCAGATGGATTGATTGCTCATTATAAAGAAATAGCTAAAGAAGTTTCTATTCCTATGGTAGTGTATAATGTTCCATCTAGGACAGGTTTAAATATTACTCCAGCAGTTGCCAAAAGGCTTTTTACAGAAGTAAAAGAAATTATAGGAATAAAAGAAGCTTCTGGTAATCTAAGGCAGGTAGCTGAGATTATTGAATCGTGCGGTAAAAATTTTACTGTACTTTCTGGAGATGACTTTACTATTTTGCCTCTATTATCTTTAGGTGGTAAAGGAGTTATTTCGGTAGTTTCTAATATTGTGCCCAAGCTGACACATCAGCTGTGTGAAGAATTTTTTAAAGGTAATTTAGAAAAAGCTAGTGATATTCAGATAGAATTATTAACTTTATGCAGAGCTATGTTTATAGAAACAAATCCCATTCCAGTAAAAACTGCGCTTGCTTTAATGGGAAGGATTGAGATGGAGGTTCGTTTGCCTTTAGTAGAGATGCAGCCTCAAAATAAAGAAAAATTGATTGCTGTTTTAAAAGAAAAAAGCCTTTTATAA
- a CDS encoding MgtC/SapB family protein, giving the protein MWLHWSYELGLAFIYGGLIGFEREYHGEPAGLRTNILVCIGACLLMNLSLYLPEVYHNFTVSSVIRMDPARIASYTIASIGFLGGGAIIKGKNVIKGLTTAAGLWLVTAIGLSLGAGFYFPATLTTILSLFVLYYLRQIRRHIPKQYSALLVIECTCNYESLEYIKEILSAYPFKVKFINFSYKKGENRMIYKIYITSHQKIEPKNLLDELTIIPSIDYVNWTEGGNIR; this is encoded by the coding sequence ATGTGGTTACATTGGAGTTATGAGCTAGGGCTTGCATTTATATATGGAGGCCTAATCGGTTTTGAACGAGAATACCATGGGGAGCCAGCAGGCCTTAGAACTAATATCTTAGTATGTATTGGTGCATGTTTATTAATGAATCTTTCTCTTTATCTTCCAGAAGTATACCATAATTTTACTGTTTCTTCAGTAATCAGAATGGACCCCGCACGTATTGCTTCTTATACTATAGCTAGTATAGGTTTTTTAGGCGGAGGAGCAATAATAAAAGGCAAAAACGTGATTAAAGGATTAACTACTGCTGCTGGATTATGGCTAGTTACTGCTATTGGTTTAAGTTTAGGAGCAGGTTTTTATTTCCCTGCCACTCTTACCACAATTCTTAGCCTTTTTGTTCTTTATTATCTGCGTCAAATAAGAAGACATATCCCCAAACAATATTCTGCCTTACTAGTAATAGAATGTACTTGTAATTATGAAAGTTTAGAATATATTAAAGAAATACTCTCTGCTTACCCTTTTAAAGTCAAATTTATTAACTTTTCTTATAAAAAAGGAGAAAATAGAATGATCTATAAGATATATATTACATCTCATCAAAAAATCGAACCTAAGAATTTATTAGACGAGTTAACAATTATACCTAGTATTGATTATGTCAATTGGACAGAAGGGGGAAATATTCGTTAA
- a CDS encoding amino acid ABC transporter permease, protein MANLYKQGEQALTLGNLQKAENILHQIPPFIQNKKNPDFLKARLLLARLYYNQQNYKLAKKECLSILRYFPKNKEANQLLKTIDELSTPVIINFFRDTYKYLPALLKGTLMTLILVLFTMLVSPFGGLIIALGRISKFYPLNITCWFIIWLFRGTPLLLQLFFIYYGLPALGITLKPLTAAFWGLGLNYSAYLAEIIRAGIQSIDAGQMEAAKALGMTYSQAMRRIIIPQTYKRIMPPIGNEFIALIKDTALVSTIAMVELMRSADQLFNTYFDVKILILAGIIYLLLTTIFTLTFEKIERKVGAYEKR, encoded by the coding sequence TTGGCTAATTTATACAAGCAAGGAGAACAAGCACTAACACTAGGTAATCTACAAAAAGCAGAAAATATACTCCATCAAATTCCCCCTTTTATTCAAAATAAAAAAAACCCTGACTTTTTAAAGGCAAGATTATTACTTGCTCGTCTTTACTATAATCAACAAAATTATAAACTAGCAAAAAAAGAATGCCTATCTATATTAAGATACTTTCCTAAAAACAAAGAAGCAAATCAATTATTAAAAACCATAGATGAACTAAGCACTCCGGTCATTATAAATTTCTTTAGAGATACATATAAATATTTACCAGCCCTTTTAAAGGGGACTTTAATGACCTTAATTTTAGTATTATTTACTATGCTTGTTTCTCCATTTGGAGGTCTTATTATTGCTTTAGGTAGAATAAGTAAGTTTTATCCTTTAAATATAACTTGCTGGTTTATTATCTGGCTTTTTAGAGGAACACCTTTATTATTACAACTTTTCTTTATTTATTATGGTCTTCCAGCTTTAGGTATAACCCTAAAACCATTAACTGCAGCCTTTTGGGGGCTAGGTTTAAATTACTCAGCTTATCTTGCAGAAATAATAAGAGCAGGAATCCAAAGCATTGATGCTGGACAAATGGAAGCAGCCAAGGCTTTAGGTATGACATACTCTCAAGCAATGAGAAGAATAATTATTCCTCAAACTTACAAACGCATCATGCCTCCTATAGGAAACGAATTTATAGCCTTAATAAAAGATACTGCTTTAGTCTCCACTATTGCTATGGTAGAATTGATGCGTTCAGCAGACCAGTTATTTAATACCTATTTTGATGTAAAAATATTGATTTTAGCTGGTATTATTTACCTCCTTTTAACAACAATATTTACACTTACATTTGAAAAAATAGAAAGAAAAGTTGGAGCATATGAAAAAAGATAA
- a CDS encoding LptF/LptG family permease, producing MTILNRYLAKEIGLGFFICLFSFLIFLLIGKLLHLKDFFLGQNISLKDIGELFLYLAPSFLIILVPASCMISVFLVFLKMSSERELLALKTSGMSYKHFFFFPLGFSFLCVLFSLYTSFFLIPKGIEMFREKCISILQSKTQISLQPGIFISNFPGITIYFKDIDRANNIMKNIFIVYKDSKDNRVILSSKGKIQFNKNDNLAIIDLSDGNIYNLSQKECYIIKFNSYKIGIDLKNMFYGIKLDNKKPKEMYFSEIKNTIKNSKDSKIIRVAKMELQRRIALPFSCLILVFFTLPFAFNLSGIKQQFGVIFCLLFFIIYYSLYLLFYSFGETGKISPNLSMWMPNIIFLILSILNYQVNLVDSKLYYWLQNRKFLRVDS from the coding sequence ATGACGATCTTAAATCGGTATTTAGCTAAAGAAATAGGATTAGGTTTTTTTATTTGTTTGTTTTCTTTTCTTATTTTTTTATTGATTGGCAAATTATTACATCTAAAAGATTTTTTTTTAGGACAAAATATTTCTTTGAAAGATATTGGAGAACTTTTTCTTTATTTAGCCCCTTCCTTTCTTATTATTTTAGTACCAGCTTCTTGCATGATTAGCGTATTTCTAGTTTTTTTAAAGATGAGTTCAGAAAGAGAACTTCTTGCGTTAAAGACTTCTGGCATGAGCTATAAGCACTTTTTTTTCTTCCCCCTTGGTTTTTCTTTTTTATGTGTTCTTTTTTCTTTATATACTTCATTTTTTTTAATTCCTAAGGGAATAGAGATGTTTAGAGAGAAATGTATTAGTATTTTACAATCAAAAACCCAAATTTCTTTACAGCCAGGTATATTTATTTCTAATTTTCCAGGTATAACTATTTATTTTAAAGATATAGATCGTGCTAACAACATAATGAAAAATATTTTTATTGTTTACAAAGATAGCAAAGATAATAGAGTTATTTTGTCTAGTAAAGGAAAGATTCAATTTAATAAAAATGATAATTTAGCTATCATAGATTTAAGTGATGGGAATATATATAATTTATCACAAAAAGAGTGTTATATAATTAAATTTAATTCCTATAAAATTGGTATAGATTTGAAGAACATGTTTTATGGAATAAAATTAGATAATAAAAAACCAAAAGAAATGTATTTTTCAGAAATAAAAAATACTATAAAAAATAGTAAAGATAGCAAAATAATTAGAGTAGCTAAAATGGAATTACAAAGAAGGATAGCATTGCCCTTTTCTTGTTTGATATTAGTATTTTTTACCCTGCCTTTTGCCTTTAACTTATCTGGAATTAAGCAACAATTTGGTGTTATATTTTGTCTATTATTTTTTATAATTTATTACTCTTTATATTTATTGTTTTATTCTTTTGGAGAAACAGGGAAAATTTCCCCTAATTTATCTATGTGGATGCCAAATATAATTTTTTTGATTTTATCAATTTTAAATTATCAAGTGAATTTAGTTGATTCAAAATTGTATTATTGGTTACAAAATAGAAAATTTTTAAGAGTTGATTCATAA
- the dapF gene encoding diaminopimelate epimerase: MDLVFYKMQGSGNDFILFDLNSVPVNISQMSAWAKKLCQRCFGVGADGLIFLEEVRNGEIDFKWHFYNADGTKAEMCGNGARCAAWLANYLGLAGKEQAFLTEAGVIHAEIVKENEVKVELTEPKDLKLDVKIFIDENDFNIHYVNTGVPHVVFFTENIKEIDVNKIGRRIRFHDYFSPSGSNVNFVQIVKKDFILLRTYERGVENETYACGTGAAASVYVGFALGLLNREVNVVTSGGEKLKIFLQGERIFLQGKTILVYKGFLNKKILENI, translated from the coding sequence ATGGATTTAGTTTTTTATAAAATGCAAGGAAGCGGCAATGATTTTATTTTATTTGATTTAAATAGTGTGCCTGTAAATATATCTCAAATGTCAGCTTGGGCAAAAAAATTATGTCAAAGGTGTTTTGGAGTGGGAGCAGATGGGTTAATTTTTTTAGAAGAGGTTAGAAATGGTGAGATAGATTTTAAATGGCATTTTTATAATGCTGATGGAACTAAAGCTGAAATGTGTGGGAATGGGGCTAGATGTGCTGCTTGGTTAGCTAATTATTTAGGTCTTGCGGGTAAGGAACAGGCTTTTTTAACAGAAGCTGGAGTTATTCATGCAGAGATAGTAAAAGAAAATGAAGTAAAAGTAGAACTGACTGAGCCAAAAGATTTAAAATTGGATGTTAAAATTTTTATAGATGAAAATGATTTTAATATTCATTATGTAAATACAGGTGTTCCTCATGTTGTGTTTTTTACAGAGAATATAAAAGAGATTGATGTAAATAAAATAGGAAGAAGAATTCGTTTTCATGATTATTTTAGTCCTAGTGGTTCTAATGTAAATTTTGTACAGATTGTAAAAAAAGATTTTATTTTGCTTAGAACATATGAAAGAGGTGTAGAAAATGAAACCTATGCCTGTGGAACAGGAGCAGCAGCAAGTGTATATGTTGGATTTGCTTTAGGACTTTTAAATAGAGAAGTAAATGTGGTTACTAGTGGAGGTGAAAAATTAAAAATTTTTCTTCAAGGTGAAAGAATTTTTCTTCAAGGAAAAACTATATTAGTGTATAAAGGTTTTTTAAATAAAAAAATATTGGAGAATATTTAG
- a CDS encoding undecaprenyl-diphosphate phosphatase gives MLYLKAVILGIIEGLTEFLPISSTGHLIIAGHFLDFNGAKAETFDIVIQLGAILAVIFLYKNTFIDLFFPNFSQEKKQKKFKGLYGIWLLFLTTLPGGILGLLSHHYIKKYLFSPYTVAWALGVGALFILTVEHFCPKHKIVDLNQITSKNAFLVGCFQCLALWPGFSRSAATILGGMLLGMQRKLAAKYSFLAAVPIMFAATFYDLLKNYSLFSINDFIILGIGFITSFISAWYAIKGFIYLLEKITLKPFAYYRLIVATLILLFIT, from the coding sequence ATGTTGTACTTAAAAGCTGTTATCCTAGGTATTATAGAAGGTTTGACTGAATTTTTACCTATCTCTTCTACCGGGCATCTGATTATTGCTGGTCACTTTCTTGACTTTAACGGAGCAAAAGCTGAGACATTCGACATTGTTATTCAACTGGGTGCTATTTTAGCGGTTATATTTTTATATAAAAATACCTTTATTGATTTGTTTTTTCCTAATTTTTCCCAAGAAAAAAAACAAAAAAAATTTAAAGGATTGTATGGAATATGGTTACTATTTTTAACTACTTTACCTGGAGGAATTCTAGGATTACTTAGTCATCATTATATAAAAAAATACTTATTTTCACCCTATACTGTTGCTTGGGCATTAGGAGTGGGAGCTTTATTCATCTTAACTGTAGAACACTTTTGTCCTAAACATAAGATAGTTGACTTAAATCAAATAACTTCTAAAAATGCCTTTTTGGTAGGATGCTTCCAATGTCTTGCTCTATGGCCAGGATTTTCCAGATCTGCAGCAACTATCTTAGGAGGCATGCTTTTAGGAATGCAAAGAAAATTGGCTGCTAAATATTCTTTTTTAGCAGCTGTTCCAATTATGTTTGCAGCAACATTTTACGATTTATTAAAAAATTATTCTTTATTTTCTATTAATGATTTTATTATCCTAGGAATAGGATTTATAACATCTTTTATATCTGCCTGGTATGCAATTAAAGGATTTATATACCTATTGGAAAAAATAACTTTAAAACCGTTTGCTTACTATAGATTAATTGTAGCAACCCTTATTTTATTATTTATCACTTAA
- a CDS encoding MinD/ParA family protein: protein MKRKNISLSIVSGKGGVGKTNITLNLAYILHSLANQVIVIDCDLGLANLDILLGVTPKKNLKDLLSEDIKPEEIILSLDKTGLDFIPAASGVLDLLEYESDIQFLLAKKLDTILSKYDFILLDLGAGISNGILSFALSTSLRIVIITPEPTSLTDSYALIKILKNHYNQSNFFILVNMVENQQEAKKSFERLNVACQKFLGIELMYLGYVREDKNLSEAVRQQKPLFKLYPTSKACLDLINIAKKLINFTEKTTLVKKGLNLIDNFKK from the coding sequence ATGAAAAGAAAAAATATTAGTTTATCAATTGTGAGTGGAAAAGGAGGAGTTGGAAAAACAAATATTACTTTAAATCTTGCTTATATTTTACATAGTCTTGCTAATCAAGTCATTGTTATTGATTGTGACTTAGGATTAGCAAATTTAGATATTTTATTGGGAGTAACTCCTAAAAAAAATCTAAAAGATTTGTTAAGTGAAGATATAAAGCCCGAAGAAATCATTTTAAGTTTAGATAAAACAGGACTAGATTTTATTCCAGCAGCTTCTGGTGTTTTAGATTTATTAGAATATGAAAGTGATATTCAATTTTTACTAGCTAAAAAATTAGATACTATCCTATCTAAATATGATTTTATATTATTGGATTTAGGCGCTGGTATTAGTAATGGAATTTTATCTTTTGCTCTATCAACGTCTTTAAGGATTGTTATTATTACGCCAGAACCGACCTCTCTGACTGATAGTTATGCTTTAATTAAAATATTAAAAAATCATTATAATCAATCTAATTTTTTTATTTTGGTTAATATGGTGGAAAATCAACAAGAAGCTAAAAAAAGTTTTGAAAGGTTAAATGTTGCGTGCCAAAAATTTTTAGGGATAGAGTTAATGTATTTGGGATATGTACGAGAGGATAAAAATCTTTCAGAGGCAGTAAGGCAACAGAAACCTTTATTTAAGTTATATCCTACTTCAAAGGCTTGTTTAGATTTGATAAATATAGCTAAAAAGCTTATAAATTTTACAGAAAAAACAACATTAGTTAAAAAGGGATTAAATTTAATAGATAATTTTAAAAAGTAA
- a CDS encoding amino acid ABC transporter ATP-binding protein, with translation MKKDKIPLIELKNIYKKFGDIVAINNVNLKLYKGEKLAIIGPSGSGKSTLLRTINFLEQIDKGQIFFEGKEVGYIYKKGKRILDKPKKICALRAEIGMVFQHFHLFPHMTVLENVMEGPKTVRKKTKEEAKAIALDMLAKMGLLDKKNVYPACLSGGQKQRVAIARALAMKPKLMLFDEPTSALDPELVGEVFEAIKKLAQEGMTMIIVTHQMGFAREMADRVIFMENGSFLVEAKSKEFFSSKASNSRIKTFLQKILD, from the coding sequence ATGAAAAAAGATAAAATCCCTTTAATTGAATTGAAAAATATATATAAAAAGTTTGGTGATATTGTAGCCATTAACAATGTTAATTTAAAATTATATAAAGGAGAGAAATTGGCTATTATTGGGCCTTCTGGTTCAGGCAAGTCAACTCTATTACGAACAATAAATTTTTTAGAACAAATAGATAAGGGACAAATTTTCTTTGAAGGAAAAGAAGTTGGTTATATCTATAAAAAAGGTAAACGTATTCTTGATAAACCTAAAAAAATATGTGCTCTTAGGGCAGAAATAGGAATGGTCTTCCAACATTTTCATTTATTTCCCCATATGACAGTTCTAGAAAATGTAATGGAAGGACCCAAAACTGTACGCAAAAAAACAAAAGAAGAAGCTAAAGCCATAGCCTTGGATATGCTTGCCAAAATGGGACTTTTAGATAAAAAAAATGTTTACCCTGCTTGTCTTTCAGGTGGTCAAAAGCAAAGAGTAGCAATTGCAAGAGCTTTAGCAATGAAACCCAAATTAATGCTTTTTGATGAGCCTACTTCTGCCTTAGACCCAGAATTAGTGGGAGAAGTATTTGAAGCTATTAAAAAGTTAGCGCAAGAAGGAATGACAATGATCATTGTTACTCATCAAATGGGATTTGCAAGGGAAATGGCTGACAGAGTAATTTTCATGGAAAATGGATCTTTCTTAGTAGAAGCAAAGAGTAAAGAATTTTTTTCTTCTAAAGCATCAAACAGCAGAATTAAAACCTTTTTGCAAAAAATATTGGATTAA
- the pyrR gene encoding bifunctional pyr operon transcriptional regulator/uracil phosphoribosyltransferase PyrR, which translates to MPKKRIILTEKEIEKIIERLAYEILEKTKDNSKLALIGIQKRGIDIATKLKTILDSKTSLNIPIGSLDINLYRDDWTTLNNTPFVNASYIPFNIENKEIILVDDVIFTGRTIRAALEAILDFGRPNKIKLAVLIDRGHRDLPIHPDFIGKKINTSLKEKVHVLTLPQDGKEQVLLEEEV; encoded by the coding sequence ATGCCAAAAAAAAGAATTATTTTAACAGAAAAAGAAATCGAGAAAATCATTGAACGACTGGCCTATGAAATCTTAGAAAAAACAAAAGATAATTCTAAATTAGCTTTAATTGGAATCCAAAAAAGGGGAATCGATATCGCAACTAAATTAAAAACAATATTAGACTCTAAAACATCTTTAAATATTCCTATAGGAAGCTTGGACATTAACCTCTATAGAGATGATTGGACTACTTTAAATAATACTCCTTTTGTAAATGCGTCTTATATTCCCTTTAATATAGAAAATAAAGAAATAATTTTAGTCGATGATGTTATATTTACGGGAAGAACAATCAGAGCAGCTTTAGAAGCTATTCTAGATTTTGGACGTCCTAATAAAATAAAACTAGCTGTCTTAATCGATCGAGGCCATAGAGACTTACCAATCCATCCAGATTTTATAGGTAAAAAAATTAACACATCCCTAAAAGAAAAGGTCCATGTGTTAACCTTACCTCAAGATGGAAAAGAACAAGTTCTTTTAGAAGAAGAGGTATAA
- the yihA gene encoding ribosome biogenesis GTP-binding protein YihA/YsxC, with protein sequence MKRELKLIKTIYTLEQLKCEPLSQIAIAGRSNVGKSSLINCLAGQKKLAKTSSSPGKTRSLNFYLILPEKFYLVDLPGYGYAKCSKKEREKWANLIYHYLNNNPYLKAIIILLDSRLSPQKLDLELISFLEQENIKIVPVLTKIDKCTQKEISRQVKNWLPILNTDPKDLILFSSKTGKGKNKLWQKLIDLGKN encoded by the coding sequence ATGAAAAGAGAATTAAAATTAATTAAAACTATTTATACCCTAGAGCAATTAAAATGTGAACCCCTTTCTCAAATAGCCATAGCAGGTCGTTCTAATGTAGGCAAATCATCTTTAATCAACTGCTTAGCAGGACAAAAAAAACTTGCTAAGACAAGCTCTTCTCCTGGTAAAACTCGCAGTCTTAATTTTTATCTAATTCTTCCAGAAAAATTTTATTTAGTTGATTTGCCTGGATATGGCTATGCAAAATGTTCTAAAAAAGAAAGAGAAAAATGGGCAAACCTTATCTACCATTACTTAAATAACAACCCCTATTTAAAAGCAATAATCATCTTACTTGATTCTAGACTAAGCCCCCAAAAACTAGACTTAGAATTAATTTCTTTCCTAGAACAAGAAAACATAAAAATTGTTCCAGTACTAACAAAAATTGATAAATGTACCCAAAAAGAAATATCGCGCCAAGTGAAAAACTGGCTACCTATTCTTAATACAGATCCTAAAGACCTAATACTTTTCTCTAGTAAAACAGGAAAAGGGAAAAATAAATTATGGCAAAAATTAATAGATCTAGGCAAAAATTAA
- a CDS encoding LptF/LptG family permease, with amino-acid sequence MRVLTKYIFKNLSLLLFNFFIAGISIYLLFDFLDRVDEFIEKKVVIKTIIVYFLWKIPLIISQISPGIFFLSIILFLSLVYNRNEMVALMSGGIEYKKLVFIIFSISLIFMFTHFFIIQELGSYGLFETAKIWKKEVRNKHLVKQEIFNSWVKDKNKIIYFNKYNLKKKKGNNIICYVVDLERQKVLKLYYATNFLYLKNKKRIILLNGISISPNKFLNSKYNKLELKAHLDLESIATLKSDFPKEALSVWKLKGILAHFKKNGSNITGILTTLYSKFSYSFSILILSFLSSIIVFFVKNIYKSFFIGLICIFIYYALFVTGISFAEEGILSPFIGAWLANLLFLGVCISFFPIILKN; translated from the coding sequence ATGAGAGTTTTAACAAAATATATATTTAAAAATCTTTCTTTATTACTTTTTAATTTTTTTATAGCAGGAATATCAATTTATTTATTATTTGATTTTCTAGATAGGGTTGATGAGTTTATAGAAAAAAAGGTCGTTATTAAAACTATTATTGTCTATTTTTTGTGGAAAATACCTCTAATAATATCCCAAATATCTCCAGGAATATTTTTTTTATCTATCATTTTATTTCTATCACTTGTTTACAATAGAAATGAAATGGTTGCGTTGATGTCAGGTGGTATAGAATATAAAAAATTAGTTTTTATTATATTTTCAATTTCTTTAATATTTATGTTTACTCATTTTTTTATTATTCAAGAATTAGGTAGTTATGGTTTATTTGAAACTGCTAAGATTTGGAAAAAAGAAGTTAGAAATAAGCATTTAGTAAAACAAGAAATATTTAATTCTTGGGTTAAAGATAAAAACAAAATTATTTATTTTAATAAATATAATTTAAAGAAAAAGAAAGGTAATAACATTATTTGCTATGTTGTAGATCTAGAAAGACAAAAAGTTTTAAAACTTTATTATGCAACAAATTTTTTATATTTAAAAAATAAAAAAAGAATTATTTTATTAAATGGGATTAGCATTTCTCCAAATAAGTTTTTAAATTCTAAATATAATAAATTAGAGTTAAAAGCACACTTGGACTTAGAATCTATTGCTACTTTAAAATCAGATTTTCCTAAGGAAGCTCTTTCTGTGTGGAAATTAAAAGGTATTTTAGCACATTTTAAAAAGAACGGTAGCAATATTACAGGTATTTTAACTACATTATATAGCAAATTTTCTTATTCTTTTTCTATCCTTATTTTATCTTTTTTAAGTTCAATTATTGTTTTTTTTGTAAAAAATATCTATAAAAGCTTTTTTATTGGCTTAATTTGTATATTTATCTATTATGCCTTGTTTGTAACAGGAATTTCTTTTGCTGAGGAAGGGATATTATCTCCTTTTATAGGAGCATGGTTGGCAAATTTATTATTTTTAGGTGTATGTATATCGTTTTTTCCAATAATTTTAAAAAATTAA
- a CDS encoding amino acid ABC transporter substrate-binding protein, with the protein MKRLLASFLFSVLFLSLISTSYAKDNSWERVKSKGILVIGLDDAFPPMGFRKADGTLTGFDIEAAETLGKRLGIKIKWQPTAWDGVIHSLYAKKFDCIWNGMTITPERAKKVNFTKPYIMDGQVVVVRFNENKIKTFKDLKSAIIGVQKGSSAVEAVKKLPVSPQEIREYDSNPKAFLDLEAGRLDAMVVDNVAGRYYISVRPGKYKILPGFITKEPFGVAFRKEDKELLKVIQSEIDKMVADGTMAKISVKWFGEDITNPKKW; encoded by the coding sequence GTGAAACGCTTATTGGCAAGCTTTTTATTTTCTGTGCTTTTTTTATCATTAATTTCAACTAGCTATGCTAAAGACAACTCATGGGAAAGAGTAAAATCTAAAGGAATCCTAGTTATTGGTCTAGACGATGCCTTCCCACCTATGGGCTTTAGAAAAGCAGATGGAACTTTAACTGGTTTTGATATTGAGGCTGCCGAGACTTTAGGTAAACGTCTTGGAATTAAAATAAAATGGCAACCAACTGCTTGGGATGGAGTTATCCATTCTCTTTATGCTAAAAAATTTGATTGTATCTGGAATGGAATGACCATAACCCCTGAACGAGCTAAAAAAGTTAATTTTACCAAACCATACATTATGGATGGTCAAGTAGTAGTGGTGCGTTTTAATGAAAATAAAATAAAAACTTTTAAAGATTTAAAGAGTGCTATTATCGGAGTTCAAAAAGGATCTTCTGCTGTTGAAGCTGTAAAAAAACTTCCTGTATCCCCTCAAGAGATAAGAGAATATGATTCTAATCCAAAAGCGTTTTTAGATTTAGAAGCAGGACGACTTGATGCTATGGTAGTAGATAACGTGGCAGGAAGATATTATATATCTGTTAGACCAGGAAAATATAAAATTTTACCAGGATTTATTACCAAAGAACCTTTTGGCGTTGCTTTTAGAAAAGAAGATAAAGAACTTTTAAAAGTAATCCAATCTGAAATAGATAAAATGGTAGCAGATGGCACAATGGCAAAAATTTCTGTTAAATGGTTTGGAGAAGACATAACTAATCCTAAAAAATGGTAA
- a CDS encoding HU family DNA-binding protein has product MNKSDLIKQLAEDKNLTPEEASDFVNTFFDSMREALLAGKRVEIRGFGSFKIKEYKGYVGRNPKTGEKVEVRPKKLPFFKVGKNLKDFVNS; this is encoded by the coding sequence ATGAATAAGAGTGATTTAATAAAGCAATTGGCAGAAGATAAGAATCTAACTCCTGAAGAAGCAAGTGACTTTGTAAATACTTTTTTTGACTCTATGAGAGAGGCATTGCTTGCTGGAAAAAGAGTGGAGATTAGGGGGTTTGGGAGTTTTAAAATTAAAGAGTATAAAGGCTATGTTGGAAGAAATCCTAAGACAGGAGAAAAGGTAGAGGTAAGACCTAAAAAGCTTCCATTTTTTAAAGTTGGTAAAAATTTAAAGGATTTTGTTAATAGTTAA